A single genomic interval of Bacteroidota bacterium harbors:
- a CDS encoding SLBB domain-containing protein, which yields MTLEDLNEVAEKELERQKSLKNRVLYCSAAGCVSCGSEATRDAFKASLKEKGLEKEIEVIGSGCMGLCGEGPLVKIASDDTLYQNVDEAAAEKIVHQHLIDGKKVDEYALDPANPFFSSQLKIVLENCGRINAERIEEYIAVGGYEALAKAVGEMKPDEVIDEIRKSGLRGRGGAGYPTGLKWGIVRKAASDQKYVICNADEGDPGAFMDRSVLEGDPHRILEGMAIAAYAVGANQGYIYIRAEYPLAIERLRLAIKQAERLGLLGNRIFESQFNFRIDLRIGAGAFVCGEETALIRSIEGRRGRPKPRPPYPSEKGLFGAPTLLNNVETYANVAPIINRGSAWFAAIGTPKSTGTKVFALAGKIKNTGLIEVPMGIPLRKVIFDIGGGTPDGTEFKAAQTGGPSGGCIPNEHLDLPVDYESLATVGSIMGSGGMIVMDSESKMVDVAKYFMEFCADESCGKCVPCRVGTKHIYLLLEKISKGNATADDVALLEELCEMVRETSLCGLGQSAPNPVLSTLRFFRHEYEELLKPAETYVASNSHSERSVAK from the coding sequence ATGACGTTGGAAGATCTTAACGAAGTTGCGGAAAAAGAATTGGAGCGGCAGAAGTCGCTGAAGAACCGCGTCCTGTATTGCTCTGCCGCGGGATGTGTTTCGTGCGGCAGCGAGGCAACGCGTGATGCGTTCAAGGCGTCGCTGAAAGAGAAGGGATTGGAAAAGGAAATCGAAGTCATCGGCTCGGGTTGCATGGGATTGTGTGGCGAGGGTCCGCTGGTGAAGATTGCTTCCGACGACACTCTGTATCAGAATGTTGATGAAGCGGCAGCGGAGAAGATTGTCCACCAACATCTGATTGACGGGAAGAAAGTTGACGAGTACGCCCTCGATCCGGCAAACCCGTTCTTCTCTTCTCAACTTAAAATCGTATTGGAGAATTGCGGACGCATCAACGCCGAACGCATTGAAGAGTACATCGCCGTCGGCGGGTACGAAGCGTTGGCGAAAGCGGTCGGTGAAATGAAACCGGATGAAGTGATTGACGAAATCCGGAAGAGTGGCCTGCGCGGCAGGGGAGGCGCAGGCTACCCGACGGGATTGAAATGGGGAATCGTGCGCAAAGCAGCGAGCGATCAGAAGTACGTCATCTGCAACGCCGACGAAGGCGACCCCGGCGCGTTCATGGACCGCAGCGTGCTCGAAGGCGACCCGCATCGCATTCTCGAGGGCATGGCAATCGCCGCCTACGCCGTCGGCGCGAACCAGGGATACATCTACATTCGTGCGGAATATCCGCTTGCCATCGAGCGGCTGAGGCTCGCCATCAAGCAGGCGGAACGGCTTGGATTGCTGGGCAACAGAATTTTCGAGTCGCAATTCAATTTCAGAATTGATTTGCGTATCGGGGCCGGCGCGTTTGTGTGTGGAGAAGAGACGGCACTGATCCGCTCGATTGAAGGACGACGCGGCAGGCCGAAGCCGCGGCCGCCGTATCCGTCGGAGAAAGGACTGTTCGGCGCGCCAACATTGCTGAACAACGTGGAAACGTACGCCAACGTTGCGCCGATTATCAATCGCGGCAGCGCGTGGTTTGCTGCCATCGGAACGCCCAAAAGCACCGGCACGAAAGTTTTCGCGCTCGCAGGCAAAATCAAGAACACCGGACTCATCGAAGTGCCGATGGGAATTCCGCTGCGCAAAGTCATCTTCGATATCGGTGGAGGAACGCCTGATGGGACGGAGTTCAAAGCGGCGCAAACAGGCGGTCCGTCGGGCGGCTGCATTCCGAACGAGCATCTCGACTTGCCGGTTGATTACGAGTCGCTCGCCACTGTCGGCTCTATCATGGGCAGCGGCGGGATGATTGTGATGGATTCGGAATCGAAGATGGTGGATGTTGCGAAGTATTTCATGGAATTCTGCGCCGACGAATCGTGCGGCAAATGCGTTCCCTGCCGCGTCGGCACGAAACACATCTATCTCCTTCTCGAGAAAATCTCGAAAGGAAATGCAACAGCGGATGACGTGGCGTTGCTTGAAGAATTATGTGAGATGGTGAGGGAAACGAGTCTGTGCGGACTCGGACAATCGGCACCGAATCCGGTGTTGTCGACGCTCAGATTTTTCAGACACGAGTACGAGGAGTTGTTGAAGCCGGCGGAAACGTACGTGGCTTCAAACAGTCATTCTGAACGTAGCGTAGCGAAGTGA
- the hoxE gene encoding bidirectional hydrogenase complex protein HoxE, translated as MPLPEKKSAAHPSGDNRFKLLDRAITKHQSSGYALIEVLHAAQGIFGYLETDLLIYIAHKLKLPLSRVYGVATFYHFFRMKPNGKHTFVLCTGTACYVKGADAIQEAVEKHCCVKFGETTPDKNVSLIAARCVGSCGLAPVAVLDNAVVGKLSADTAVQRVKQWEEKTEEVPA; from the coding sequence ATGCCTCTTCCTGAAAAGAAATCCGCTGCTCACCCCAGCGGCGATAATCGCTTCAAGTTGCTCGACCGGGCAATCACGAAGCATCAGTCCAGCGGCTACGCGCTGATTGAAGTGCTGCACGCGGCGCAGGGCATTTTCGGGTATCTCGAAACGGATCTGCTCATTTATATCGCCCATAAGCTGAAGCTGCCGCTCAGCCGCGTGTACGGCGTGGCGACGTTCTACCATTTCTTCCGCATGAAGCCGAACGGCAAACACACGTTCGTGCTCTGCACCGGAACGGCGTGCTATGTGAAAGGCGCCGACGCAATTCAAGAAGCGGTGGAGAAACATTGCTGCGTGAAGTTCGGCGAGACAACGCCCGACAAAAACGTGTCGCTCATTGCCGCACGCTGTGTCGGCTCGTGCGGACTTGCGCCCGTTGCCGTGCTCGATAATGCCGTTGTCGGCAAACTCTCGGCCGATACAGCTGTTCAGCGCGTCAAACAATGGGAAGAGAAAACCGAGGAGGTACCGGCATGA
- the hypB gene encoding hydrogenase nickel incorporation protein HypB: MSVITIERKVLEKNDELARQNRTLFASRNIFTINMVSSPGAGKTSLVEKTLELLKGKLNIAVVEGDVQTDFDAQRVAKYGVPVVQIVTNGGCHLEAKLVQDALQNLDLTDIQLLIIENVGNLVCPANYDLGEEMKVVVASTTEGDDKPLKYPGMFRNASVLIINKTDLLPYLPCNVDELKRNALSINPSLIIFETSCTTGQGIDEWCAWLTTKAFQHKGTRSHEVSRRK; the protein is encoded by the coding sequence ATGAGTGTCATTACGATTGAACGAAAAGTGTTGGAGAAGAACGACGAGCTTGCACGTCAAAACCGGACGCTGTTCGCCTCGCGCAACATCTTCACCATCAACATGGTCAGTTCTCCCGGCGCAGGCAAGACGAGTCTTGTGGAGAAGACGCTGGAACTGCTGAAAGGGAAACTGAACATCGCCGTTGTTGAAGGAGATGTGCAGACGGATTTCGATGCACAGCGAGTTGCGAAGTACGGCGTCCCTGTCGTTCAGATCGTGACGAACGGCGGCTGCCATCTTGAAGCGAAGCTTGTGCAGGATGCGCTGCAGAATCTCGATCTTACCGACATTCAACTTCTGATTATCGAGAATGTCGGTAATCTCGTCTGCCCGGCGAATTATGACTTGGGAGAAGAGATGAAAGTGGTTGTTGCCAGTACTACCGAGGGGGACGACAAGCCGCTGAAATATCCGGGGATGTTCCGGAATGCGTCGGTGTTGATTATCAACAAAACAGACTTGCTGCCTTATCTACCGTGTAACGTTGATGAGTTGAAGCGGAACGCGCTCAGCATCAATCCCTCACTCATCATCTTTGAAACTTCCTGCACAACAGGGCAAGGGATTGATGAGTGGTGTGCCTGGCTCACGACCAAGGCTTTTCAACACAAAGGCACAAGGTCACACGAAGTTTCACGAAGAAAATAG
- a CDS encoding hydrogenase maturation nickel metallochaperone HypA encodes MPFVIHCNECGVTSEPDSPIAICPRCSGMATQTLSGTELQVAEIEVQEPEEAP; translated from the coding sequence GTGCCGTTTGTTATTCATTGCAACGAATGCGGCGTAACATCGGAACCCGACAGTCCGATTGCCATTTGTCCCCGATGCAGCGGCATGGCAACGCAAACGCTTTCAGGGACAGAGTTGCAGGTGGCAGAAATTGAAGTACAAGAACCCGAGGAGGCACCATGA
- a CDS encoding hydrogenase maturation nickel metallochaperone HypA, giving the protein MHELSIAESIVDIIRQYFEEKELPRVYDVSVKIGALAGVVPDSLEFSFAAITADTPLPNSDCGLCLCRLLFIATNAA; this is encoded by the coding sequence ATGCACGAACTCTCGATAGCCGAAAGCATCGTTGACATCATCCGTCAATACTTCGAGGAGAAGGAACTCCCGCGTGTGTACGATGTGTCGGTAAAGATCGGAGCGCTTGCGGGTGTTGTGCCCGATTCGCTGGAGTTCAGCTTTGCCGCAATCACGGCTGATACGCCTTTACCGAATAGCGACTGCGGATTGTGTCTGTGCCGTTTGTTATTCATTGCAACGAATGCGGCGTAA
- a CDS encoding c-type cytochrome has product MSILRSVLKTGGIVVGALVLIFLGVAGYASLRWDKNVDRRIPAMTAKADSATLARGEFLFTTGIGCWQCHGHDGDKAPPSGGMKFDLTVLSPSLGVYYAANITPDVETGIGGWTDGEIVRAIREGISKDGRVLFPIMPVDPLSGLADDDVLALVAYLRTLPPVKNKVPAREPSLFAKTLMTLGVIGPMKEQTEPIVAPERAMTAKYGEYVAKHASLCSDCHTPRNLQDGSFYYDSLLAGSSFQFGADDGSPVLSFAPNITPDVETGIGKWTEEEFMRMLRTGVGPDGKVRSKHMPYAYYGLWDTLELKAVYTYLRSIPSVRRTTPPTEYAGDALSSDQLVKGKGIFNSTCSACHGAEGKGAAPTNVVMAEVTPSLTDDELTEFITEGTEGLRMPGFAKTLSKDELKMVVTYIRSWEHPAVASK; this is encoded by the coding sequence ATGAGCATACTCCGTAGTGTGTTGAAGACTGGCGGTATCGTTGTGGGTGCCCTCGTGTTGATTTTTCTCGGCGTTGCCGGTTACGCTTCCCTCCGGTGGGACAAGAACGTGGACCGGCGGATTCCGGCAATGACTGCGAAGGCTGATTCGGCGACCCTTGCCCGCGGCGAGTTCCTGTTCACAACCGGCATCGGCTGCTGGCAATGTCACGGCCACGACGGTGACAAAGCTCCACCGAGCGGCGGAATGAAGTTCGACCTCACGGTGCTCAGTCCGAGCTTAGGCGTGTACTACGCCGCCAACATCACACCCGATGTCGAAACAGGCATCGGCGGCTGGACGGATGGCGAGATTGTCCGGGCGATACGCGAGGGCATCAGCAAAGACGGACGGGTTCTGTTTCCCATCATGCCGGTGGATCCGCTGAGCGGACTTGCAGATGACGACGTGCTTGCGCTTGTTGCGTACCTGCGTACGTTGCCGCCGGTAAAAAACAAAGTCCCAGCCCGCGAACCCTCGTTGTTCGCCAAAACACTCATGACACTCGGCGTCATCGGTCCGATGAAGGAACAGACGGAACCGATTGTTGCCCCGGAGCGTGCCATGACGGCAAAGTACGGTGAGTATGTTGCCAAGCACGCCTCACTCTGCTCGGATTGCCACACGCCGCGCAATTTACAAGACGGGTCATTCTATTATGACAGCCTGCTTGCCGGAAGCTCGTTTCAGTTCGGCGCGGATGATGGCTCACCTGTGCTTTCCTTCGCACCAAACATCACGCCCGACGTTGAAACCGGCATCGGCAAATGGACGGAAGAGGAGTTCATGAGAATGCTCCGTACCGGCGTCGGCCCCGACGGGAAAGTACGGTCGAAGCATATGCCCTACGCGTACTACGGCTTGTGGGATACGCTCGAACTGAAGGCCGTGTACACATACCTCCGTTCAATTCCATCGGTTCGCCGCACAACACCGCCGACGGAATACGCCGGCGACGCGCTTTCCTCCGACCAGCTTGTAAAAGGGAAAGGAATTTTCAACTCAACGTGCAGCGCTTGTCACGGTGCGGAAGGGAAGGGCGCAGCGCCGACCAACGTCGTGATGGCGGAAGTTACTCCGAGCCTGACCGACGACGAGCTGACTGAATTCATCACCGAAGGCACTGAAGGCCTGCGCATGCCGGGATTTGCCAAAACTCTTTCGAAGGATGAATTGAAGATGGTAGTAACGTATATCCGGTCGTGGGAACATCCCGCAGTGGCGTCGAAGTAA
- a CDS encoding DUF2938 domain-containing protein, with product MEAHFFLGTIAIGFGATLLVDLWNLFLRSMFSIRSLDYCLLGRWLCHMPQGVFRHVRITDAPQKPFECAVGWSAHYTIGIMLALVFVFASGDWIVRPTLLPALLYGIGTVVFPLFVLQPAFGLGIASSKTPNPSQARLKSLMTHTIFGVGLWVCALGVSYFLQVRA from the coding sequence ATGGAAGCACACTTTTTCCTTGGTACAATCGCCATCGGGTTCGGCGCAACCCTCCTCGTGGACCTCTGGAATCTTTTCCTGAGAAGTATGTTCAGCATCCGATCACTCGACTATTGTTTGCTGGGCCGCTGGCTTTGTCACATGCCACAGGGTGTCTTCCGGCATGTGAGAATTACTGATGCACCGCAAAAGCCCTTTGAGTGTGCGGTCGGCTGGAGTGCGCACTACACCATTGGTATTATGCTTGCGCTGGTGTTCGTCTTTGCATCAGGCGACTGGATTGTGCGACCAACGTTGCTGCCTGCGCTGCTCTACGGCATTGGCACTGTGGTGTTCCCGCTCTTCGTCTTGCAGCCTGCTTTCGGGTTGGGCATTGCTTCATCCAAAACCCCCAATCCATCGCAAGCCAGGTTGAAGAGCCTGATGACGCATACCATATTCGGAGTCGGGTTGTGGGTATGTGCACTTGGTGTGAGCTACTTTCTGCAGGTTCGTGCCTAA
- a CDS encoding DUF4386 domain-containing protein, which translates to MPSHRKTSLIFGLFFAGTFIFSIPALLFYDPLFNDAGYILGGGFDTRISMGALFEILLAICNIATAIVIFPIVKRVKESVALGYVAVRIVESVIILAGVTSLMSIVTLRANFVPGGDTEALIMAGRSLLAFHDWTFLLGPQFCAGFGTGLLFGYLMYRSGLLPRRMALLGLIGGPLAFLGGVLVLFDVLKPMSAGLFALTALEIAWELSIIFYTIIKGFRPSPALDAYSQSEL; encoded by the coding sequence ATGCCTTCCCATAGAAAAACGTCGCTGATCTTTGGGCTGTTCTTCGCCGGCACCTTCATATTCTCGATCCCGGCACTCCTTTTTTACGACCCTTTGTTCAATGACGCCGGCTATATCCTCGGCGGAGGGTTCGACACGCGCATCTCCATGGGCGCCCTCTTCGAGATCCTTCTTGCCATCTGCAACATCGCGACTGCGATCGTCATCTTCCCAATAGTCAAGCGAGTCAAGGAATCCGTTGCGCTCGGCTACGTCGCGGTGCGCATCGTGGAGTCGGTGATCATTCTCGCGGGCGTTACCAGCTTGATGTCGATCGTGACGTTACGGGCCAACTTCGTGCCGGGCGGTGACACTGAAGCTCTCATCATGGCCGGCAGGTCTCTGCTGGCGTTCCACGATTGGACGTTCCTGCTTGGGCCGCAGTTCTGTGCAGGCTTCGGGACCGGATTGCTGTTTGGGTATCTGATGTACCGGTCGGGGCTCCTCCCACGGCGCATGGCGCTGCTTGGGCTCATCGGCGGACCGCTCGCGTTTCTTGGTGGAGTGCTGGTGCTGTTCGATGTCCTGAAGCCGATGAGCGCCGGACTGTTTGCTCTCACAGCTCTTGAAATTGCGTGGGAACTTTCGATCATATTCTACACCATCATCAAGGGCTTCAGGCCGTCTCCTGCACTCGACGCATACAGCCAGAGCGAGCTTTGA
- a CDS encoding AIPR family protein, with translation MPGRPIESEVTLSNWGAIDEPFVAYYGQISAYDLATLWKNHRKKLFTENIRNFIGLSDINTGILKTIEIEPEKFIYFNNGVTILCNTVNPLPAKTVGKTTGLFDCKGLTIINGAQTVGSLGIALDRFPDKLQKSKVFVRLIPLSNAPENFGNSITIASNTQNKIEKRDFVTLDPEQQRLRTELLLTNINYHYKRTDEVIPYDETNCTLEEATVALACATTETTHAVTAKREIGRLWDDISKPPYKDIFNENLKVDKLWRCIKIYRAVSKYLNELRQTKTGRERSICTYGNYFILNSVINQTPVEILMNPSADFAAFFNDTLPTLIQERTAKTIEVTETNYPNALIHQLFRNYTRCKDLQTIMTAAPQEI, from the coding sequence TTGCCAGGGAGGCCAATAGAGAGCGAAGTAACACTTTCAAATTGGGGAGCTATTGATGAACCATTTGTTGCTTACTACGGACAAATATCCGCTTATGACTTAGCAACGCTTTGGAAGAATCACAGGAAAAAACTTTTCACCGAGAACATCAGAAATTTTATTGGCTTATCCGACATTAACACTGGTATTCTAAAAACAATTGAAATCGAACCAGAAAAATTTATTTACTTCAATAATGGTGTGACAATTCTTTGCAACACAGTTAATCCACTGCCAGCGAAAACAGTTGGCAAAACCACAGGGCTTTTTGATTGTAAAGGATTGACAATTATCAACGGAGCTCAAACTGTTGGTAGTTTAGGCATTGCACTTGACAGGTTCCCTGATAAGTTACAAAAAAGTAAAGTATTTGTGCGACTTATTCCACTTTCAAATGCTCCTGAGAATTTTGGCAATAGCATAACAATAGCATCAAATACTCAGAACAAAATTGAGAAAAGAGACTTCGTAACGCTTGACCCAGAGCAACAGCGATTAAGAACAGAACTACTTTTGACAAATATCAATTATCACTACAAAAGGACAGACGAAGTCATTCCTTACGATGAAACCAATTGCACATTGGAAGAAGCAACGGTTGCTCTTGCTTGTGCGACAACAGAAACAACACACGCTGTAACTGCGAAGAGAGAAATAGGACGGCTTTGGGATGATATTTCTAAGCCACCATACAAAGATATCTTTAATGAAAACCTGAAGGTTGATAAACTTTGGAGATGTATAAAAATTTATAGAGCAGTTTCAAAATACTTGAATGAATTAAGGCAAACGAAAACAGGAAGGGAAAGAAGTATTTGCACATACGGAAATTACTTTATTCTCAACTCCGTCATTAATCAAACTCCAGTAGAAATTCTTATGAATCCATCAGCAGACTTTGCCGCATTTTTCAATGACACATTGCCAACACTCATTCAAGAACGGACTGCAAAGACAATTGAAGTAACGGAAACAAATTATCCGAACGCTCTAATTCACCAACTATTTAGGAACTATACGAGATGCAAAGACCTTCAAACAATAATGACAGCGGCCCCGCAAGAAATATAA
- a CDS encoding rhodanese-like domain-containing protein, translated as MEKYKSREIIRYCATGSCSGSAVATLSKLGYTAANMSGGIGEWNLSGLK; from the coding sequence TTGGAGAAGTACAAGAGCCGCGAGATTATCCGTTACTGCGCTACCGGAAGTTGCAGCGGATCGGCGGTGGCGACGCTCAGCAAGTTAGGCTACACCGCCGCCAACATGAGCGGCGGAATCGGGGAATGGAATCTCTCCGGCCTGAAGTAA
- a CDS encoding zinc ribbon domain-containing protein: MPIYDYRCKECSTTYDVFHKVREIEEDVVCPACGSTGHIRLLSAPNVSTGSSTGGFNYSDAPSCETPGGCCGGGSCGIN, translated from the coding sequence ATGCCGATTTATGACTATCGCTGTAAAGAATGCAGTACCACGTACGATGTGTTCCACAAAGTTCGTGAGATAGAAGAAGATGTCGTGTGTCCCGCGTGCGGCTCCACCGGCCACATCCGGCTTCTTTCCGCGCCGAACGTTTCCACAGGCAGCAGTACAGGCGGATTTAACTATTCCGATGCGCCGTCGTGCGAAACTCCGGGCGGCTGTTGCGGCGGCGGAAGTTGCGGCATAAACTGA
- a CDS encoding DUF3365 domain-containing protein, translating into MSSIRPLLTSCMCPVVLLAAPSFSQPVQMDSAAALQHSREAAKKLLTTMRILLSQQLAAGGAVRAIDVCADSAQVVGERLQEQLGVSIRRVSVKWRNPKNIPDAFESAELKKFAELKKAGKLSDTSEFYQVVTENDVRTFRYMRPIMIGDMCLSCHGGREKMRDLIYSSIQQRYPNDKAVDYKAGELRGAVSVKIPLDGQKR; encoded by the coding sequence ATGAGCAGCATCCGGCCGTTGCTGACAAGTTGTATGTGCCCCGTCGTTCTTCTTGCCGCACCATCGTTCTCCCAACCTGTTCAGATGGATTCCGCGGCCGCCCTTCAGCATAGTCGCGAAGCGGCAAAAAAGCTGCTGACAACCATGCGCATTCTCCTCTCACAACAACTCGCGGCAGGCGGTGCTGTACGCGCCATCGATGTGTGCGCCGATAGTGCCCAGGTTGTCGGAGAGAGATTGCAGGAGCAGCTCGGGGTTTCCATCCGGCGTGTGAGCGTTAAATGGAGGAACCCGAAGAACATTCCCGACGCGTTTGAAAGTGCAGAACTGAAAAAGTTTGCCGAATTGAAAAAAGCCGGGAAGCTTTCCGACACGTCGGAGTTCTATCAGGTTGTGACAGAGAATGATGTCAGAACGTTCCGCTACATGAGGCCGATTATGATCGGCGACATGTGCCTCTCGTGTCACGGGGGCCGCGAGAAGATGAGAGACCTGATTTACAGCTCGATCCAACAGCGTTACCCGAACGACAAGGCCGTTGACTACAAGGCGGGCGAACTCCGCGGCGCCGTGAGCGTGAAAATCCCGCTGGACGGGCAGAAACGCTGA
- a CDS encoding aminotransferase class V-fold PLP-dependent enzyme: protein MMNSNDIHALTNERGSSPADCGRVHQSFDEFLEENPAYIKTGILDEFREKEFTRLDKLGQVYVDYTGGGLYADCQLAQHLAMLKDHVYGNPHSHSPSSLASTEMDEHARRYVLEYFNASPDEYVAIFTPNASGALKLVGEAYPFCQQSRYMLTFDNHNAVNGVREFARAKGAAITYIPVIAPDLRIDSEQLMQQLEKPNPAGNNLFVYPAQSNFSGVQHSLDWIQRAQSKGWDVVVDAAAFVPTNRLDLSKYHPDFVPLSFYKMFGYPTGVGCLIARKSALKKLHRPWFSGGTIEVVSVQADKYYFAEGDRAFEDGTINYLNLPAVEIGLRFLAGAGIDTIHDRVVLLTGWFLNGILSLRHSNGMPLVEVYGPRDTTARGGTVALNFHDPDGNLFNFHTVEDQAARLNISLRTGCFCNPGAGEIAFGLTQNDMRECFSNEERSSFEQCIVAVKGKTAGAVRISFGLATNFADVYRVLQFVKSFLDTSAR, encoded by the coding sequence ATGATGAACTCCAACGACATTCACGCATTGACGAATGAGAGAGGGAGTTCCCCAGCTGATTGCGGGCGCGTGCATCAATCCTTCGATGAATTTCTGGAGGAGAATCCCGCGTACATCAAGACGGGCATTCTTGATGAATTCCGCGAGAAGGAGTTTACGCGACTCGACAAACTGGGTCAGGTCTATGTGGATTATACGGGCGGCGGCTTGTACGCCGACTGCCAGCTCGCACAACATCTGGCGATGCTGAAAGATCATGTGTACGGTAATCCGCACTCCCACAGTCCTTCCTCTCTCGCTTCAACCGAAATGGATGAACATGCGAGAAGGTATGTTCTCGAATACTTCAACGCATCGCCCGACGAGTACGTCGCCATCTTCACGCCGAATGCGAGCGGCGCGCTGAAGCTTGTCGGCGAAGCGTACCCGTTCTGTCAGCAATCGCGATACATGCTCACGTTCGACAATCACAACGCGGTCAACGGCGTGCGTGAGTTTGCCCGGGCGAAGGGGGCTGCCATTACCTACATTCCCGTCATCGCGCCCGATCTGCGTATTGACAGCGAACAACTCATGCAACAGTTGGAGAAACCGAACCCGGCGGGAAACAATCTGTTTGTGTATCCGGCGCAATCCAACTTTTCAGGCGTTCAGCATTCTTTGGACTGGATTCAACGGGCGCAGTCAAAAGGGTGGGATGTGGTGGTGGATGCAGCGGCGTTTGTCCCGACCAACAGACTGGACTTGAGCAAGTATCATCCCGATTTTGTTCCGCTCTCATTCTACAAAATGTTCGGCTACCCGACGGGAGTAGGGTGTCTTATTGCGCGGAAGTCCGCATTGAAAAAACTCCATCGCCCCTGGTTCTCCGGCGGCACAATCGAAGTTGTTTCTGTGCAGGCCGATAAGTATTATTTTGCCGAAGGTGACAGGGCGTTCGAGGACGGGACAATCAACTATCTGAACTTGCCCGCCGTGGAAATCGGGCTCCGGTTTCTTGCCGGGGCAGGGATTGATACGATTCACGACAGAGTTGTATTGCTCACGGGGTGGTTCCTGAACGGCATTCTCTCGCTCCGTCATTCCAACGGAATGCCGCTGGTTGAAGTGTACGGCCCGCGTGACACGACTGCGCGGGGCGGCACCGTTGCCCTGAATTTCCACGACCCCGACGGCAACCTGTTCAATTTTCATACGGTGGAAGATCAGGCCGCCCGTCTGAATATCTCGCTTCGCACAGGTTGCTTCTGCAATCCGGGCGCGGGAGAGATAGCCTTCGGCTTGACGCAAAATGATATGCGCGAGTGTTTCAGCAACGAAGAACGGAGTTCCTTCGAGCAATGTATCGTTGCGGTAAAAGGGAAAACAGCAGGAGCTGTCCGCATCTCGTTCGGACTCGCCACAAACTTCGCCGATGTGTATCGCGTACTGCAATTTGTGAAATCGTTTCTCGATACTTCTGCGCGATAG
- a CDS encoding hydrogenase maturation protease, protein MIHAHRKVVVGIGEIITGDRGLGKHALRLLKQRHPSRDDIEFIEAGIDFDFRSILEESSHLLILDAADIGRIPGTIIELAGHDITLFGGFRLLAHQHDLLDLFEDVHQKGTLPEYLHFIGMQPNHYTPGFSLSKEVCLAMPAYLHSAGVVLRAWPSLHETLHT, encoded by the coding sequence ATGATACACGCGCATCGAAAAGTAGTAGTCGGAATCGGAGAAATCATAACAGGCGATCGCGGCTTGGGGAAACACGCGCTTCGTTTGCTGAAGCAGCGCCATCCGTCGAGAGACGATATCGAGTTTATCGAGGCGGGCATTGACTTCGACTTCCGATCGATTCTGGAAGAGAGCAGCCATCTGCTGATTCTTGACGCTGCCGATATCGGGCGGATTCCGGGAACGATCATCGAGTTGGCGGGACACGACATTACCCTGTTCGGCGGGTTCCGGCTCCTCGCGCATCAGCATGATCTCCTTGACCTGTTTGAGGACGTGCATCAAAAGGGAACGCTGCCGGAGTATCTGCACTTCATCGGTATGCAGCCGAATCACTACACTCCGGGTTTCTCTCTCAGCAAGGAAGTGTGTCTTGCCATGCCCGCCTACCTGCACAGCGCGGGCGTTGTGTTGCGTGCCTGGCCGTCACTGCATGAAACGCTGCACACCTGA
- a CDS encoding MarR family transcriptional regulator, with protein MEEKVTRRANTNYAREIADLTFSLLANCQEKEQRLADQFRTTVPEFRCLRVFRGEAKMPVSALVERLNLSASRVTRILASLEHNGYLKRMIDPLDRRNIIVELTAKGLSFSRQLEDRYVKIHEELLAEIPVELHDSLVVGLRNLLTSVMSWLGTSSNEHS; from the coding sequence ATGGAGGAAAAAGTGACGCGCCGTGCTAATACTAACTATGCCCGCGAGATTGCTGATTTAACCTTCAGCCTTCTTGCCAACTGCCAGGAAAAGGAACAACGACTCGCGGATCAATTCCGGACCACGGTTCCTGAATTCAGATGCCTGCGGGTTTTCAGAGGAGAAGCCAAGATGCCCGTAAGTGCATTGGTGGAACGGCTCAATCTCTCTGCAAGCCGTGTGACTCGTATTCTTGCCAGCCTTGAGCACAACGGCTACCTCAAGCGCATGATTGATCCTCTCGACCGCAGAAACATCATCGTCGAGCTAACCGCTAAAGGCCTGAGTTTCAGCAGACAATTGGAAGACCGGTATGTGAAGATCCACGAGGAACTCCTCGCCGAAATTCCGGTGGAGTTGCATGATTCTCTCGTCGTAGGTCTGAGAAACCTCCTGACATCGGTTATGTCCTGGCTTGGCACTTCCTCCAATGAACACTCTTAG